The following are encoded in a window of Megalops cyprinoides isolate fMegCyp1 chromosome 16, fMegCyp1.pri, whole genome shotgun sequence genomic DNA:
- the si:ch73-375g18.1 gene encoding kinesin-like protein KIF1C — protein MASASVKVAVRVRPFNSRETARDAKCVIQMQGSSTCISNPKQPKDAPKNFTFDYSYWSHTTPEDPAFVSQKQVYLDIGEEMLLHAFEGYNVCIFAYGQTGAGKSYTMMGKQEPGQQGIIPQLCEDLFKRTVDNASPDLSFSVEVSYMEIYCERVRDLLNPKSKGSLRVREHPIMGPYVEDLSKLAVTSYSDIADLMDCGNKARTVAATNMNETSSRSHAVFTIVFTQRRHDQMTSLDTEKVSKISLVDLAGSERADSSGAKGMRLKEGANINKSLTTLGKVISALAEMQSSKKKKSDFIPYRDSVLTWLLKENLGGNSRTAMIAALSPADINYEETMSTLRYADRAKQIRCNAVINEDPNARLIRELKEEVNRLRELLFSQGLSSELITAAGYEVNNNNRGPAAGLTAPPPGAGTAGSGAPSSQQLSALGSDHTPDGDPNGTDLPLGHPDEFTGQEEPISKEEAVERLKETEKIIAELNETWEEKLRKTESMRLERESLLAEMGVSIREDGGTVGVFSPKGTPHLVNLNEDPLMSECLLYYIKEGVTRVGQKDVDIRLSGQFIKEQHCVFYSKVNDNGEVDVTLEPLEGAETYVNGKQITEPMVLKQGNRIVMGKNHVFRFNHPEQARLERERSACVDQQGEPVDWNYAQKELLEKQGIDIKLEMEKRLQDMETQYRKEKEEADLLLEQQRLYADSDSGDDSDKRSCEESWRLISSLREKLPANKVQCIVKRCGLPSSGKKREPLRVYQIPQRRRISKDPKRVTLADLKMQAVKEICYEVALGDFRHSRQEIEALAIVKMKELCRMYAKRDPQERETWRSVAQDVWDTVGIGEERSPGEEGGGGGGGEGEGGKAGVYDLKAHIDKLTDILEEVKLQNNMKDEEIRALRDRMVKMESIIPGVGPQDDGSLEDPAGDEGEAGGYKGAGEGEEGQGSMEDLPKEVRVTRLMEEDPAFRRGRLRWLRQEQTRLQNLQQQQITKRLRRSGGGTGGEGGPHLPGTGRFIPPQDCKLKFPFKSNPQHRYSWGPATAFMLGLGQGEEGQAEKGGGGAGGGGGGGAAEQQQGEGDPQGVAGGKNTPSPPPSAPTPSMGPSVPLLPLPFPMPMHVPIIMGPGGGGNARMRTPSPHRAWQQRNHGNNNHGNHFPQQQQARRYRRNSLDSSTGPNSNNSQANHGSPNNSPNSSNHQGRPRYRRQSPNPGPEHDGHLQPRDGAYPNQRKPGHHQHHHHPYYNQQQQYHPRGGGGRYPPEGDLPAHWQQDRPAGGWGGSGGPNPKFQGYTTPPRMRRQFSAPDLKSRETPV, from the exons GCATCTCCAACCCCAAACAGCCCAAAGATGCACCCAAGAACTTCACATTCGACTACTCCTACTGGTCGCACACCACG CCCGAGGACCCGGCCTTCGTCTCCCAGAAGCAGGTATACCTGGACATTGGGGAAGAGATGCTGCTGCACGCCTTCGAGGGCTATAACGTCTGCATCTTCGCCTACGGACAGACCGGCGCCGGCAAGTCCTACACCATGATGGGCAAACAGGAGCCTGGCCAGCAGGGCATCATCCCACAG CTCTGCGAGGACTTATTCAAGCGCACAGTGGACAACGCCAGCCCAgacctgtctttctctgtggaG GTGTCCTACATGGAGATctactgtgagcgtgtgcgcgACCTGCTCAACCCCAAGAGCAAGGGCTCGCTGCGGGTCCGCGAGCACCCCATCATGGGCCCCTACGTGGAGGACCTGTCCAAGCTGGCCGTCACCTCCTACAGCGACATCGCCGACCTCATGGACTGCGGCAACAAGGCCAG GACGGTGGCTGCGACCAACATGAATGAGACCAGCAGCCGCTCCCACGCCGTCTTCACCATCGTCTTCACACAGCGCCGGCACGACCAGATGACCAGCCTGGACAcagagaag GTCAGTAAGATCAGCCTCGTGGACCTGGCTGGAAGCGAGAGGGCTGACTCCTCAGGGGCAAAGGGCATGAGGTTAAAG GAAGGAGCCAACATAAACAAGTCCCTGACCACGCTTGGGAAGGTCATTTCGGCACTGGCAGAAATG CAAAGCAGCAAGAAGAAGAAGTCTGACTTCATCCCATACAGAGACTCCGTGCTGACCTGGCTCCTGAAGGAGAACCTGG GTGGAAACTCTCGCACTGCCATGATCGCCGCCCTCAGCCCAGCAGACATCAACTATGAGGAGACGATGAGCACGCTGAG gtaCGCTGACAGAGCGAAGCAGATCCGCTGCAATGCTGTGATCAATGAGGATCCAAACGCCCGTCTGATCCGCgagctgaaggaggaggtgaACCGCCTGAGAGAGCTGCTGTTCTCCCAGGGCCTGAGCTCCGAGCTCATCACCGccgcag GCTACGAGGTGAACAATAACAACCGTGGGCCGGCTGCGGGGctcactgcccctcccccaggtgCTGGGACAGCTGGGAGCGGAGCCCCGTCCTCCCAGCAGCTCTCTGCCCTCGGGTCCGACCACACCCCCGACGGCGACCCCAACGGCACCGACCTGCCCCTCGGCCACCCGGACGAGTTCACCGGTCAGGAGGAGCCGATCAGCAAGGAGGAGGCGGTGGAGCGGTTGAAG GAAACGGAGAAGATCATCGCCGAGCTCAACGAGACCTGGGAGGAGAAGCTGCGCAAGACCGAGTCCATGCGGCTGGAGAG aGAGTCCCTGCTGGCAGAGATGGGTGTGTCCATACGAGAGGATGGTGGCACGGTCGGCGTCTTCTCTCCCAAGGGG ACGCCCCACCTGGTGAACCTGAATGAGGACCCACTGATGTCCGAATGCCTGCTCTACTACATAAAGGAGGGGGTGACCAG GGTGGGACAGAAGGACGTGGACATTCGCCTGAGTGGCCAGTTCATCAAGGAGCAGCACTGCGTCTTCTACAGCAAGGTCAACGACAACGGGGAAG TGGATGTTACATTGGAGCCCCTGGAAGGTGCAGAGACCTATGTGAACGGCAAGCAAATCACAGAGCCCATGGTGCTCAAGCAAG GTAACCGCATCGTGATGGGGAAGAACCACGTGTTCCGGTTCAACCATCCGGAGCAGGCCAGGCTGGAGCGGGAGCGCAGTGCCTGCGTagaccagcagggggagccggTGGACTGGAACTACGCACagaaggagctgctggagaaacaGGGTATCGACATCAAActggagatggagaagag gTTGCAGGACATGGAGACTCAGTACCgcaaagagaaagaggaggctGACCTGCTGTTGGAGCAACAGAGACTG TATGCGGACTCGGACAGCGGAGACGACTCAGACAAGCGCTCATGTGAAGAGAGCTGGAGGCTGATCTCCTCCCTGAGAGAGAAGCTGCCAGCCAACAAG GTGCAGTGCATTGTGAAGCGCTGCGGCCTGCCCAGCAGCGGCAAAAAGCGCGAGCCTCTGCGGGTCTACCAGATCCCCCAGCGCCGGCGCATCAGCAAGGACCCCAAGCGCGTCACACTGGCCGACCTCAAGATGCAGGCTGTCAAGGAGATCTGCTACGAGGTGGCGCTGGGCGACTTCCGCCACTCGCGGCAGGAGATCGAGGCGCTGGCCATCGTCAAGATGAAGGAGCTGTGCCGCATGTACGCCAAGCGCGACCCGCAGGAGCGGGAGACCTGGCGCAGCGTGGCGCAGGACGTGTGGGACACCGTGGGCATCGGCGAGGAGCGCAGCcccggggaggaggggggcggcggcgggggcggcGAGGGCGAGGGCGGCAAGGCCGGCGTCTACGACCTGAAGGCCCACATCGACAAGCTGACCGACATCCTGGAGGAGGTGAAGCTGCAGAACAACATGAAGGACGAAGAGATCCGCGCGCTGCGCGACCGCATGGTCAAGATGGAGAGCATTATCCCCGGGGTCGGACCGCAG GACGATGGCTCCCTGGAGGACCCGGCGGGAGACGAGGGCGAGGCGGGCGGGTATAAGGgcgcgggggagggggaggagggccAAGGCTCGATGGAGGACCTGCCGAAGGAGGTGCGCGTGACACGGCTGATGGAGGAGGACCCGGCCTTCCGCAGGGGCCGGCTGCGCTGGCTGCGGCAGGAGCAGACGCGTCTGCagaacctgcagcagcagcagatcaCCAAGCGGCTGCGGCGGAGTGGGGGCGGGACCGGGGGCGAGGGCGGCCCCCACCTGCCGGGCACCGGCCGCTTCATCCCGCCGCAGGACTGCAAGCTCAAGTTCCCCTTCAAGAGCAACCCCCAGCACCGCTACTCCTGGGGGCCCGCCACTGCGTTCATGCTGGGGCTGGGACAGGGCGAGGAGGGCCAGGCCgagaaggggggaggaggagcgggaggaggaggaggtgggggagcgGCAGAGCAACAGCAAGGGGAGGGGGACCCGCAGGGCGTAGCCGGGGGGAAGAACACGCCCTCCCCCCCTCcgtctgcccccacccccagcatGGGGCCCTCCGTACCCCTGctgcccctcccctttcccatGCCCATGCATGTGCCCATAATCATGGGGCCGGGCGGCGGCGGCAACGCCCGCATGCGCACGCCCAGCCCACACCGGGCCTGGCAGCAGCGCAACCACGGCAACAACAACCACGGCAACCACTTCCCTCAGCAGCAGCAAGCGAGGCGGTACAGGAGGAACTCCCTGGACAGCTCCACCGGCcccaacagcaacaacagccaGGCTAACCACGGCAGCCCCAATAACTCCCCAAACAGCTCTAACCACCAGGGCCGGCCCCGCTACCGCCGGCAGTCGCCCAACCCCGGGCCCGAGCACGACGGCCACCTCCAGCCCCGGGACGGGGCGTACCCCAACCAGCGCAAGCCCGgccaccaccaacaccaccaccacccctactacaaccagcagcagcagtaccaCCCccgaggaggaggggggcgctACCCGCCCGAGGGGGACCTGCCCGCCCACTGGCAGCAGGATCGGCCCGCTGGGGGCTGGGGCGGGAGCGGGGGCCCCAACCCCAAATTCCAGGGCTACACCACCCCTCCCAGGATGCGCCGGCAGTTCAGCGCGCCCGACCTGAAGAGCAGGGAGACGCCCGtctga